The DNA segment CCTCTTCTACGGGTCGGTTGCGTGCCCTTACTGCGCCGCTTCGAGTTGGGCTGTGTACGAAGCGCTCTCCCAGTTCGGTAGCCTATCGGGATGGTCTTACGCCACCTCGACGTCGTCGGACGTCTATCCGAGCACGCCCGAGGTCAGCCTCGTCTCCACCTCTGTGGCAAGCACGTCCCTATCAATCGACATTCGCGAAGCGAACGATCCCCAGCAAATCACGTTGCCTCCCGTGAGCCCGGTCGAGCAGGCCTACGTCAATGCCTACAACACAGGCGGGGGGATTCCCTTCCTCGTCGTGGGCGGGGTGTACATCCACGTTGGGACGCTAGTCGACCCGGCGTCCCTGGAGTCCGGCGGGACCGCCCTTACGCCGCAGCACGTCGCCCAGTCCCTGGCGAACGCGAACCCGAGCGACCCTGTGTATGCGGCAATCCACCAAGCCCAGCTCTACCTTGAGGCGTACTTCGTCAAGATCGACCAGGCCGCAGGGATCACCCCGCCCACCTCCGTAGCAGGAGACCCGTCGGTCGCGGCGATCGTCGCGCAGATCACGTGAGGCGCTTTCGCCATGGCCGACGCCCGGGTGCTGCATCGCCTCGTCTTGGCGTTCATCCTCGCGGGGCTCGCCCTGAGTCTGTATGCGACCGCGGAATCCCTGAACCCAGCCCTCCAAGGGAGCTGCACGGTGAACGCGTTCCTCTCCTGCGCGGCCGTGCAACAGAGCGGTCTCACGACGCTCGGCCCCGTTCCTGACTGGGCGCTCGGAACCGGAGGCTTCGCGCTCCTCCTCGCTCTCGATGTCCTCCTGATTCGAACGTACGAGTCCCGCTGGCTGCTTGCGGTCCTGTTCGTCGCCGCGTTGGGCCTCGGGGTTGCCGTGGTGCTCGGCTACATCGAGCTCGCGCTCATCCACGCGCTGTGCCCCGTGTGCCTGGGCACCTATGTCGCGGACCTAGGAGCCTTCTCGGGCGCGCTGGCGCTCTTGCGTCTGCGGCGAGCTGCGACAAAGAGTCCGGGGGAAACCGCGTCCTTGGGCGATGCTGAGGGGCCCTAAGCGTCGCACCGCTGGGGGCTCGCGTGCAGGGATTCCAAAGCGGTCAAACGGTCCGGAGCCTTCCGTCGGCTGGGTGTGCCGCACACCCCTCGATGGGGCTGCGCTTGACGGCAGAAATCCGACAGCCATGGATTCGTTGATAGGACTGTGGAGTCCGTAAGAGCCAAGGCCAGTAAGCGCCACACTCATGCCCGTCGCTCCGTGGTGCGGAGGCGAGCCGGGTGGGCCGACGATCTATACAGGCGGCGAGAACGCTACGAGCCGCCATGCGTGCAGTGATTATGTGTCCGGGAGAAACGGCCACAGAAACACGAGAGCCAAGTACGCCGCAATGACGAAGGCAACCAGGACCACGACCATCCAGGTTGGCTTGAGCATGAGTGCAAACGCGGCAAGAGAAATCACAAGGGAGGTGTCCGGAGGGGCGCCGAGTAAGAGAAGTACGGCAAGGGCGCCAAGGCCGGAGGCGAGGGCCAGCGCCACCCGTCGCCTTAGCGTCGTCTCTTTTCCGGAGAGGATGCCCTCCTGTCCCCTTCCGTCCCCGGTCGTCATCGTCGGAATCTCGCTCGCGTAGGCCGTATCGTTCTCGGGCAGTCGCAGAGCCGTGGGCAGGAAGGGACGGTGGTCGAGGTTTCGGGTTGGATCGTCATTCTGGATAACCTTCAGATGCCTTCGAAGATTTCGCGGGCGGCGTCCGCCATCAGGTCCGGGAATCGGACTCGAAAACTCTCGAGTTGTCTCGCGACCCGGTCCGGGTCTGTCACTGCGTAGATCCGATCCGCGTCAACGGTCACAAGACCCACTCCCAGGAGAGAGCGGAGATGCCGACTCAAGGATCGAGGCGCCAGCCCCGAGTCCCTTTCGAGACTCGAGAACCTTGACGGTCCCTCTTTGAGAAGAATCTGGAGCAGAATGCGTTCTCCGCGGACGCGGAGCGCGGCGATGAGTTCTCGCTCCGTGCTAGACAGCAGCTTGGCGGGGTACCAATACACCCGACGCCCGTTCCGATATGTGATCAAAGCCCCTTCGTCTTCGAGGCTCGCGAGATGATACCGCACGGTACGCAGGGACAGGTCCAAACGCGCTGGGACCGCCCGAAGGTGTAGTCCAGGATCGCGCGCGAGCAGCGCAAGGATCCGGTCACGCGTGCTCAGCGCGGATTCGTTCAGGAGACCACCTCGTGCCCCAGAGGAAGGCGATGGCGAACATCATCATAACGGCCACGTCGTCCGCGAACTCGAGCACCTCCACTTGATACTCGCTGATCGGGTTGAGGGTGTCCGGGCTTGCGACGAGCAGGATGGTGAAGGCGACGAATTTCGCCTCGAGCACCAGGAAGGCAGCGAGGGCGAGCGCCAGCCGCATGGAGGGCGTGGTCCGGTACGCTTGGGTGATCGAGGCGATGGGGATGGCGGCGAGGAGAGCGCTGGCAATCTCGAGTGCGACGTGCATAGGGATTCGCCGGGGCACAGACCGGGGCGGATTGTGAACCTTTCGGCTCGCCTAAGCGCGCGCTATCCCTTCGTGCCACAAACGACATGGCCCGCGGGGGGTTCGGCACCCGCGGTGGTTGTGTGAGTGATCGGAAAAGCCGGAGCCTGGTCTCCCTGGTTGCCATCGCGGCCCTTGCGGGCGTGCTCCTGTTGGCGGCCAAACCCGGCTCGGCGCTCGAGCACGTGGACGTGGGCCCG comes from the Thermoplasmata archaeon genome and includes:
- a CDS encoding DUF929 family protein; its protein translation is LFYGSVACPYCAASSWAVYEALSQFGSLSGWSYATSTSSDVYPSTPEVSLVSTSVASTSLSIDIREANDPQQITLPPVSPVEQAYVNAYNTGGGIPFLVVGGVYIHVGTLVDPASLESGGTALTPQHVAQSLANANPSDPVYAAIHQAQLYLEAYFVKIDQAAGITPPTSVAGDPSVAAIVAQIT
- a CDS encoding vitamin K epoxide reductase family protein, producing the protein MADARVLHRLVLAFILAGLALSLYATAESLNPALQGSCTVNAFLSCAAVQQSGLTTLGPVPDWALGTGGFALLLALDVLLIRTYESRWLLAVLFVAALGLGVAVVLGYIELALIHALCPVCLGTYVADLGAFSGALALLRLRRAATKSPGETASLGDAEGP